Genomic segment of Caldanaerobius polysaccharolyticus DSM 13641:
ATTGAAGGCAATTATACCATTGACAGCAGGATGATGCTGGAGTGCAAGCTGATGCGAAAAGGTCGCATATTGCAGGAGTACCATTCCCTTAACGACGTGGTGATTACAAGGGGCGCTTTTTCCAGAGTTATACGTTTAAAAACTTACGTAGACGGAGAGTTCGTCAACACCTATTCAGCTGATGGTTTAATAATATCCAGCCCCACTGGTTCAACGGCTTATTCTCTGTCAGCAGGTGGGCCTATTGTAAGACCTGATGTACCGCTGATCATCGTAACGCCTATATGCCCTCATTCTTTACACAACAGGTCTATAATAGTGTCTGCTGATTCGCGGATAGACGTAGACATTTTGGACAGCAATTTGGATATTATGCTTACAATAGATGGACAAATTGGTTACAAGTTGACAAAAGGAGATGTGGTGACCATTAATAGGTCAAAATACCAGAGCAAGCTTATAAGGATAGAAAAAAGGCCATTTTTTGAGGTGTTGAGAAGCAAATTGTCTGAGAGAAACCAGTAATAGCTTTGGGAGGAAATGTGTAGATGAAGTTAACTAGGCATGCTAAAATACTTGAGTTGATTGAGAAAAAGCCTATTGAGACCCAAGATGAGCTTGTTGAAGAGTTGAGAAAAAGCGGTTTTAATGTGACCCAGGCTACTATATCTAGGGACATTAAAGATCTCAGATTGGTAAAGGTTATGGATAACAATGGCAAATACCGGTATGCTTCGCTTAATAAAACAGAAGAGGATGTAAGTAATAAGTTGTTTACCCTGCTTTCCCAGTCGCTGGTATCTGTTGACTATGCGGGAAACATCGTCGTTCTAAAGACTTTATCTGGTACTGCTATGGCAGCTGCTGCGGCGATAGATGCTTTGAATTTTAAAGATATCGTGGGCACATTAGCTGGAGATGACACGATATTTGTGTTGGTAAGAGATTCTCAAAACGTAAGCGAAATCCTGGCCAGGTTTAAAAGCCTTATAAAGTAATGTAAAGGTGATGTCCATGCTCGTTTCCCTTTCAATTAAAAATTTTGCGTTGATCGACAATATAGAAGTGTACTTTGACAGAGGTTTAAATATAATAACAGGTGAATCAGGTGCTGGTAAATCCATAATTATCGAAGCCTTGAGCCTAGTGCTAGGGGGCAGAGCGGATAAGGAAATGATAAGGGCAGGTTGCGAAAAGGCAGAGGTTGAAGCTGTGTTTGAGATAAGAAAAGATAGCGAGATCGGCGATGAATTAAGGAGCATGGGATTGCTTGAGGGGGAAGATGATCTAATAATATTGTGCAGAGAACTTGCGTCCAATGGACGAAGTGTGTGTAGGATAAACCACAAAACTGTTAATGTTTCTATTTTGAAGCGCATTGCCCACAGACTTGTGGATATCCACGGTCAAAATGAGTACCAGGTGTTATTTGACGAATCGACTTATCAAGGGCTTCTGGATTCATTTGGAGGAGAACCGCTGAAGGCGTTAAAGGAAGAAGTAAGTAAGGTCTACCGAACATACGTGCAGATAGATCGGGAAATAGAGAAGTTAAAAGACGAGGGCAATAATCCGTTGGAAGAGGAGTTTATAAGGTATCAGTTAAATGAAATCGCCGCTGCCAATTTAAAAGAAGGAGAAGAGGAAGAGCTTTTAAAGGCGAGAAAAATCATGAATAACGCTGAAAAGATATACGAAGCTCTTTTTAACGTTTACTCCTTATTATACGACAATAAAAACGGCCTGAGCATTTTAGAAGGTTTGGGAGAAGCTATAGAAAAATTAGAGGATATATCTCAGTACGATGGGGATATACAGGGTATAATAAAATACTTAAACGATTCGTATTATCAAATACAAGACGTGTGTGAATGCGTGCGGAAATACATGGAAAACCTGAACTTTGATCCTGAAAAATTAAATGAAGTAGAGGAAAGGCTTCACATCCTCTCTGATTTAAAGCGCAAATATGGCAGGAGCGTAGAGCAGCTGATTGAATACCGATCAGAATTGCAGTCAAAAATAAACAGAATTGAAAACAATATTCAAATATTGGAACAAATGCAGCGGCAGAGATCAGAGATATATGAAGAGCTGTTACGGCGATGTTCAGATCTGTCCAGGATGAGGGAAAAAGTGGCGAGCCAGATGGAAAAGGCAGTGTCTGCCGAGTTGGACCAGTTGGGCATAAAAGGTGTGATATTTAAAGTGCGCATAAACCCGAGGGAATTGTCGGAGAATGGTGTAGATGGCGTTGAATTTATGATAAGCACCAATCCCGGCGAACCTTTAAAACCGCTGGCTAAAGTTGTGTCGGGCGGAGAGATGTCCAGAATAATGCTGGCGTTTAAGAAGGTATTTGCTGAGGCAGATGGTATAGACACCCTTATTTTTGACGAGATAGATACCGGGATAAGTGGGCAGACCGTTCAGGTTGTGGCGGAAAAGATTTTAGAGCTGTCTTTAAAGAGACAGGTTATTTGTATTACCCATATGCCGCAAATAGCCAGTATGGCTGATACTCACTATTACATTCAAAAGGCCGTAGAAAAAGGGAGAACGCACATAAAGGTGGAAAAATTAGATGATAAAGGGCGAATCAGAGAGATTTCTAGGATAATAAGCGGCGATAATATCACGCCTCTTGCGCTTTCCCATTCAAAAGAGATGATAGCTAACGCGATTAAATTGAAGGAAAAAATAGCTCAATGAGCTCTTTTTTTATAAGTATAAATACCACTCCGGAGGGACATTTTATATTTGTAAGCCTATGAGGAGAGTGGTATTTATGCGTTTTAGAAAAATTGCCTGTACCGTTATAATTATTTTTATATTGGCAATAAACAATTCGCCGCTAATAAAAAACTTTGTGCAATTACCTGTTCATCAGATAGTATTCAAGGGAGAGGAATTTAAGTTAAACATAGGTTTTCCCATTTCTGTAAATATAAGAGCCAATAAAGATGGCATTATAAAAATAAATGATTTGTCAGAGAGATATAAGTATGTGCCTTTTTTATCTCGCTTTAGCGTAAAGGCAGAAGATGTCGGAAAGGCTATAATGAACTTTAAGCTGCTGGGCTTAATCCCTGTTAAAAACGTGACGCTAGATGTGGTGCCCAGAAAGTACGTGATCGCTGGGGGAGAGTCTATAGGCGTGAGGATTAATACAAAAGGGGTTATTGTGGTGGGTTTTTCAGACATCACTGATCCTACGGGGAAAGCGCGCTGCCCTGGTAAAGAAGCAGGGGTGAGAGTGGGTGATACCCTTTTGAAGATAGACAACCAGGATATAAAAGACAGCGATAGCATTGTAGACCTCTTAAGCAAAAAAGAAGGTAAAACATTATCGCTGCAAGTTCAGAGGGACCAGCGTGTGAT
This window contains:
- the recN gene encoding DNA repair protein RecN, encoding MLVSLSIKNFALIDNIEVYFDRGLNIITGESGAGKSIIIEALSLVLGGRADKEMIRAGCEKAEVEAVFEIRKDSEIGDELRSMGLLEGEDDLIILCRELASNGRSVCRINHKTVNVSILKRIAHRLVDIHGQNEYQVLFDESTYQGLLDSFGGEPLKALKEEVSKVYRTYVQIDREIEKLKDEGNNPLEEEFIRYQLNEIAAANLKEGEEEELLKARKIMNNAEKIYEALFNVYSLLYDNKNGLSILEGLGEAIEKLEDISQYDGDIQGIIKYLNDSYYQIQDVCECVRKYMENLNFDPEKLNEVEERLHILSDLKRKYGRSVEQLIEYRSELQSKINRIENNIQILEQMQRQRSEIYEELLRRCSDLSRMREKVASQMEKAVSAELDQLGIKGVIFKVRINPRELSENGVDGVEFMISTNPGEPLKPLAKVVSGGEMSRIMLAFKKVFAEADGIDTLIFDEIDTGISGQTVQVVAEKILELSLKRQVICITHMPQIASMADTHYYIQKAVEKGRTHIKVEKLDDKGRIREISRIISGDNITPLALSHSKEMIANAIKLKEKIAQ
- a CDS encoding NAD(+)/NADH kinase, with the translated sequence MKRVGIVANSQKDKDGKITMSCINWLQKEGCLVITADDESLYLKSDFIVVLGGDGTILNVARKASVFEKPILGINMGRLGFLAEVELKDMYRSLKMAIEGNYTIDSRMMLECKLMRKGRILQEYHSLNDVVITRGAFSRVIRLKTYVDGEFVNTYSADGLIISSPTGSTAYSLSAGGPIVRPDVPLIIVTPICPHSLHNRSIIVSADSRIDVDILDSNLDIMLTIDGQIGYKLTKGDVVTINRSKYQSKLIRIEKRPFFEVLRSKLSERNQ
- a CDS encoding arginine repressor, producing MKLTRHAKILELIEKKPIETQDELVEELRKSGFNVTQATISRDIKDLRLVKVMDNNGKYRYASLNKTEEDVSNKLFTLLSQSLVSVDYAGNIVVLKTLSGTAMAAAAAIDALNFKDIVGTLAGDDTIFVLVRDSQNVSEILARFKSLIK